In Sesamum indicum cultivar Zhongzhi No. 13 linkage group LG8, S_indicum_v1.0, whole genome shotgun sequence, the sequence GAAAAGCATAATGATGATATAGCAGCACTTGAGACTTGGGATAGTGGCAAGCTATATGAACAGTGTGCTCAAATAGAAGTACCAATGTTTGTTAGACTGTTTCGTTATTATGCTGGTGGGTGTTCTGAAGCATGAAATATAAGTAGATGGAATGATAGTTCTACTGTTTTGCATGTCTGTTAAACACATCTTAATGATTTCCGTTTATCTATTCTGCAGGCTGGGCAGACAAGATTCATGGCCTCACTATTCCAGCTGATGGAGCCCTTCATGTTCAAACTTTGCATGAACCAATTGGTGTGGCTGGCCAGATAATCCCATGGAACTTTCCTCTTGTGATGTTTGCTTGGAAAGTCGGTCCAGCACTAGCATGTGGGAACACGATCGTTCTCAAAACAGCAGAGCAAACTCCATTGTCTGCATTACTTGTATCAAAGCTATTACATGAGGTAATGTTGCCGCATTGGCACTTTGGCTATGCTGGGGGTTGTTTTTGGGATGATTCCAGTCAGTCTCTGAAAGTGGGTTTTAAGACGAGGAGttttgaaagaaatgtatTCTGGAATTGGGCATACCCAAGATAGGTTCAGAACGCATAAAAAACAAGTGACCCAAACTTTTGGGCTTCGGGAAGCCCAAAGACTTTCTCCATACAAACCCTTTATATTCTTCTTAATTTTGTGCTGTTGTCACTTGATGTAGAGTGTTGGTCACATTAGAAGTTAAAGtggaataaaatatgaattttatctaGTATCTCTCTGGTGCACAGTTCACCATCAGAATTGAGTAATGAATAATTCTCTAATGCTgaacttttcattttgtagTAATGTGTATGCTGATATTATCCACACATGCCATCTATGATCCATAACATCTGATAGTCGATATCACATTGCATTTTGACAGGCTGGCCTTCCTGATGGTGTTTTGAATGTTGTTCCTGGATTCGGTCCAACAGCTGGTGCTGCCCTTTGTAGCCATATGGATGTGGACAAGGTAAAACCAGTTCAAAGTTCTTCCCATATATGAGTTTAATAATGGCAAAAGATTCTTTGTGGTTACTTTAGACTGTATACTGTTCAAATATGCATCATTTCCTCTTATGTTCATTGTGCTGGTAATTTGGTGTGCTCatctaataaaaatgcaataatttgGTGGCTACTCTTTGTTAAGACAGGAAATGCACTATTTCCATGCTTGTAACTCCTGCAAAACCTGTTCACgtaccaaaaaaatttttcCACAATGTTGCACTCAGATATTGTAAAAACTAGTACATGATTTGACTGCGAATCACATACTCCGCACACTATCATGTTGGCTGATCTACTATTTGCAGATTGCCTTCACTGGTTCAACAGAGACCGGCAAAGTTGTTCTCGAGTTAGCTGCCAAAAGCAATCTGAAGCCAGTTACTCTTGAACTTGGAGGGAAGTCGCCTTTTATTGTCTGCGAGGATGCTGATATCGACCAAGCTGTTGAGCTAGCCcacttttctctatttttcaaCCAGGTATCTCCTGCTCTTATCTATCCTTGCTGATTTAAGATTAATTGATCGAACATCTTCTGTCATATGGAACCTGCAGGGACAATGCTGCTGTGCGGGCTCAAGGACATATGTGCATGAGAAGGTTTATGATGAATTTGTGGAAAAGGCAAAAGCACGTGCCTTGAAACGTGCTGTTGGGGACCCATTCAGGGCAGGCATGGAGCAAGGTCCTCAGGTGAAACTGCATCCATTGCTTTCCTCACTGGCTACTTCTTTTATCATCATTAACTCCCTTTCTGTTTTGCATATCATGAACACCAGATCGACTCAGAACAGTTTGAAAAGATCCTTAAGTATATTAGATGGGGTAGGGAATCTGGCGCTACCGTAGAAGCAGGAGGTGATAGATTTGGTTCAAAGGGCTACTACATTCAGCCAACTGTTTTCTCTAATGTGAAGGTATATATATCACTTAACCGAAGAGTATGTGTATTACTTTCCAACATCATTATAGAACATCCCAATTGATATAGTATTATCTTTTGAATTTCCCAGGATGACATGCGGATTGCAACTGATGAGATTTTTGGTCCCGTGCAGACTATCCTGAAATATAAGTAGGTTGCGAGACTCTCATGTATATGATCTTGAAATGGTAATGGCTATTTAATAACTTGTATTTGCATTGCCAGGGAGCTTGACGAAGTGATCCGGAGGGCGAACAACACCAGATATGGTCTTGCTGCAGGAGTATTCACTCATAATCTTGACACTGCTAATACCTTGATGAGAGCATTGAGAGCGGGGACTGTATGGATTAATTGCTTCGATACATTTGATGCTACGATTCCATTTGGTGGCTATAAGATGAGCGGAATCGGGAGGGAAAAGGGAGAGTACAGTCTGAAGAATTACTTACAAGTGAAAGCAGTTGTTACCCCTTTGAAAAATCCAGCTTGGTTGTGAGCTCTCTGAAGAATATCTAAGATAGATAAGTTCGGTTTCAGATTCATGAATGGTATCTGATGATGAAAGAACTTCTCCTGTTTCTGTGCATGATTGCTCGACTTCTTTATacctaatatataataattgatatcaTTGAAGATTTATATTGCAATCCATGTTACATATTTTGGTCTAAGATTTATGAGCTGTCTTATGGTCGAAATCTCCCTCACCCCCAACCATTAAGAGAGAAATGAATGAGCCCATTTCTCTCATGCACTTGACTTGCTGCATGTTAATGCCATACTTCTGAGTGGCTGGTTTCAAAGAATATTTCACCTAACCTTTCTGCTTCTGGAGATTTTGATTACAATACCGATAATCTCGGTCATTATTAATCTCCCTCTATATATAGTTTGCAAATTATTGCGAAGAATAAAGAATACAATTCTCCTCCTATGTTGCAGTGCATTCTGCTGGCAGCACTTTGTATCTAGACTTATCTTGGCAATATGAGTAAAACATGTGTTTCCCCCTAGCCCAGTTCAGCCCCGTAATCTGTTGGCTCGATAATTTGGCAAATTCCTCACCATCAACAGGATCTAAGCTCGACAGGCTGCTTCTTGAACACGAAGGAGCCATGCCTTTCGGATTCAAGACGCAGCCCTCCATTTCAATACCTCTCATGGATGCCACAAACGGTGCAAATTTGTAGTCTACAGGGTATTTTCCTCCATGGGTCGCCCATTCTGATCCGTCCCAGATTGTGGCGTAGACTGACATCGGTTTTGATGGATAAACTGTGGAGATAGCATTGTTGTGGATGACTTCTCTTATAGGTACATTGTCCACCAGAAACCTGCAGTGCTCTCAGGGGTGTAAGAGTTGAAAAGTACGTGATTAGTTCAAGAAAACCAATGATCTTACACTATGTGATGGTTGTTCCAGAGGATGCTGTAGTCATGAAAATTCTGTGTCGGATCAAACCAGAGGTAGAACTTCTCTTCCCTTCCTGTGCTTACACTTCCATTGCCGTAGATGTTTGTCTGCAGGACCCAATCTCGTCTCTTCTCATGTCCGAGAAGTTCAATATCAATTTCGTCATGGTTGTGAGGGTAAGAATCCGCATTGGATAACTGAAATACAGGGCAGAAGAAACTAGTTACAGTAAGCATTCTAATCTAGACACGCTTGAATCGGCAACTtccttttcttaaaaaaagaaaggtatTTTCAGAAACTGCTTAAGACGTTCAAAAATAGACAGAAGTGTGGAGATACTGTCTAAAGCAACTGAGGAACATAGACCTACATAGTACGCTACCACAACTCCTGATGTAAAACCAGCAGGCAGCTTTATAGCAGCATTGAAGAATCCATAGTTATATCTGTTCTTCGAGACCACTCCGGATCCTACCAGCAGCAACCCACAAATCAGAAACACAAGAAGAGAAAGATTTCACAAAA encodes:
- the LOC105168245 gene encoding probable xyloglucan endotransglucosylase/hydrolase protein 33; its protein translation is MAIFHPKHFLTSSILVLGMIIEVYSRGPVYTPPDVERLTDRFSRVSVDRSYNVFFGGSNVHVTGNGTSADLSLDKSSGSGVVSKNRYNYGFFNAAIKLPAGFTSGVVVAYYLSNADSYPHNHDEIDIELLGHEKRRDWVLQTNIYGNGSVSTGREEKFYLWFDPTQNFHDYSILWNNHHIVFLVDNVPIREVIHNNAISTVYPSKPMSVYATIWDGSEWATHGGKYPVDYKFAPFVASMRGIEMEGCVLNPKGMAPSCSRSSLSSLDPVDGEEFAKLSSQQITGLNWARGKHMFYSYCQDKSRYKVLPAECTAT
- the LOC105168246 gene encoding aldehyde dehydrogenase family 2 member B7, mitochondrial, with amino-acid sequence MAARRISSLVSRTLPLVSRGGKQTYVGRGIYRYSTAAAHEDPIKPPVSVQYDKLLINGQFVDAASGKTFPTLDPRTGEVIAHVAEGDAEDINRAVAAARKAFDEGPWPKMTAYERQRILLRFADLVEKHNDDIAALETWDSGKLYEQCAQIEVPMFVRLFRYYAGWADKIHGLTIPADGALHVQTLHEPIGVAGQIIPWNFPLVMFAWKVGPALACGNTIVLKTAEQTPLSALLVSKLLHEAGLPDGVLNVVPGFGPTAGAALCSHMDVDKIAFTGSTETGKVVLELAAKSNLKPVTLELGGKSPFIVCEDADIDQAVELAHFSLFFNQGQCCCAGSRTYVHEKVYDEFVEKAKARALKRAVGDPFRAGMEQGPQIDSEQFEKILKYIRWGRESGATVEAGGDRFGSKGYYIQPTVFSNVKDDMRIATDEIFGPVQTILKYKELDEVIRRANNTRYGLAAGVFTHNLDTANTLMRALRAGTVWINCFDTFDATIPFGGYKMSGIGREKGEYSLKNYLQVKAVVTPLKNPAWL